tgcagtggtcactgttggaaaaatgttctttaatttgtagtccataaattgagtttgagttgttgcagaagatgagatcaaggcagttgttgtgtcttgtattattagttacaagttgttcaagacctaggtttgtaaaagcgttgtatagtgtagtatggattggatcagttgtacattcattagttatccagtttatgagaggtagatttaggtcacccaggaagatgagaggatatgggcaagaggtagcccatgttagcagtgaggttagcatatttgcatgggtaatgtcctAGTCAGGGCcactgtagcatagtaagaatcgaagaatagtgtcaagggataggtcgcatacaatagtttcaggaagagaaagtttttgtgcaacttggatattttttagattcagtgactttttgtaaaagatagccactctaccacctcttcggttttcacgatctgatcgataaacttgatatcctaaaccttttaggaatggggtgaggtcaatagtagatagtctttggttaaagctttggggattttgggatgagaccaccgagtcaggtagtgcgttccaggcattaacaactctgttgctgaagtcatattttctacaatcaagattggagcggttcactttaagtttgaatctattgtgtgctcgtgtattgttgtggttgaagctgaagtaggtcAATCATCGGTCAATGACGGCCTCCTACGGATTGTTCTTGTCTCTTGCAGAGTCAGCGACCagcaggaactgagcatggccCGGACACAGGATACCATTGAGACCTCGGCATTGGGCCGCCCCTTCCAGCTGGGGATGCTTTACGACTGTAGGAGCTGGAGGAGAGATTGATGGGtcttgggagggaaggagggagggagatgggtgcTGCTAGAGATGCAAAGGCTCATCTCAGGGACAAAGTTGAGCTCCTGGGCACATGGCCTACTAATAACAGCTAACAAAGTAGGAGCTTCTAGCTGGGAATGCGTATCCATCTCACCGGCCCTGCTGTGGACCAGGCACTCAGCAGAGCCAGCCTTGACTACCAATCAGGGGGTAGGTTTCCAAACTAATGTCAGTGAAATGATTTGGAAAATGGCTAAAAAAGGAGTGAGGTTTCCAAGGGGCGGAGTGAGGGGTGTTATTCTCAAGTTGTGGTGCTGGTGCttttcggggggtgggggggcaagtCTGAACAGAGAAGAAGCCTCTGAACCCCTGAGGAACAACATGGTTTTGCGAGGGAGTTGGAGatctttctggaaaccaagaggTTCATAGAAATTCCCTTTCCTCTCTACTCTGTCAAAAGCCTTTCGACTGTTGCCAAATGGGAAGGAAGCTTCTCTGGTGATGGCCGGAGAGAACAAATGAGGGAGCCCTCCAGGGGAAATGATGCCTTCCTTGCCCCATCTCTCTGGAGGTCCTCTGTCCAGCTACAGTTGTTTTGGAAGATGGTGTTCAATTTATGACCTTGTTCTTGTGTTTCGTGCAGGGGTCACCCTTTGGGATTACAGCTCTCTTCAGAAGGACCTGACCATCAAGCCTCAGCCCAAGACAGAATCAGAAATCATTGCATCAGATAGCATAGATGATAAGAGCTCCGCCCTGGATATCTCAGCCTCCCTCAAGGTCAGTTTCCTGGGAGGGCTGATTGAAGTGGGAGGGTCGGCCAAGTATCTTCAGGACAAAAAGAAGTCCAAGCAACAGGCCAGAGTAACCGTTCAGTACAAAACCACCACCAAGTATGAACAGCTGACAATGAGACACCTGGGAATCCAGAATGTCTCTTACCCAGCCGTCTTTGAGCATGGCACAGCCACCCACGTGGTCACCGCCATCCTCTATGGAGCCCAGGCTTTCTTTGTGTTTGACCGAGAAGTTTCTTCAACGGAATCGGTGAAAGATATTCAAGGAACTCTCCAGCTTACAGTCAAGAATCTGATATCCATCACGGGAGAAGCAGAGGTCAAACTGactgagaaggagaaagagaatgctCAGAAGTTTAGTTGCAAGTTCCATGGAAACTTTTCTTTGGAGAAAAATCCAGTGACCTTCCAAGATGCCATGAATATTTATGAAACTCTCCCAAAATTGTTAGGGGAACATGGGGAGAAGGCTGTGCCTATGAGGGTCTGGCTCTACCCACTGACCAAGCTGGACAACAGAGCAGCTAAGTTGGTCCGTGAGATCAGCCTAACATTGATCTTTGATGCTGAAAAGATCTTGGAGGAACTCAACGAAATCCAGATGCAAAGCAACGATCTAATCAAGAATCGCATGGCTGAGACCTTCCCTGAGATCAAGAGGAAGATCCGGCAGTTCAAGGATCTGTGCAAGCAACACAGGCAGACTTTCCAGAAACAGCTGGCCAGAGTGTTGCCTTCCATCCGGGGAGGAGGGCAGGAGGAAGGGACCCTGGTGGACATCTTGATGTCCGTCAACCAGTCGCCCTTCAACAGCCAAAGACTCCATGAATTTCTGGACAccaagaaaagagaaatgaactTTGTCCAATCTTATCTGACTATTCTAAGTCAAATGCAAGTTATCTCATCTCAGAACGAACTGGAGGAAATAGTTCTGAACCCCCAGAATGTATATGTGGTCTCCTTTATATTCACCTCTTTACATAAAAAGGAGCCATTTCTGTTGAGCTTACAGGATTGGCTTCAGGAACAATTCTTGCAAGAATCAGCGAACTCCACAAGGTCCTCTCCTGGGCAGAAGGAAGACATGGCCTGGTTTGAGGACAAGGGGTGGACCCGCAATGCTCGCCGAGCTGCCAAATCCATCAAAGACTTTTTCAGCGTCAATCAATCCAATGAGAAGGTCCGCTTTGTTGTGGCCTCACTCCCAGATGTGGACAACCCAGTTGCCTCAATATACCTCTATGAAGATGGAGAGCTGGTCAGCAAGAACTTTGAGTTGCCCTCAAAACCTCTCCCTCTCCTGATCAGTGAACTGAGACACGACAGcattcagctgaagtttcagccaGCTGAACATGGAAAGGCTACAATCTCCAGCTATCTGGTAGAGTACAAGGTTGCAGGGGAAGAAAACTGGAAGACTGCGAGGACAGAGGATGCTGGGGAGATGTTCCTGCTGAAAGATCTGCCTCCAAACACAGAGTACCAGCTCCAGTACGCTGCTTGTTGCAAGCCAGGCCTTAGTAAAAGGAGTGACCTGAGCCCACCCATTAAGACCCTTCCCACCAGCCCTCCTGAGAAATTAAGAATGGTCACTGCAGCATCTTCTGTCATCTCTGTGGCCTGGATGAGTCCCAGCATCGTTGCGTCAGGAGTTGTGGTCAAGGAATACAAGGTGGAGTACAGAATGGCGGAGGCTGAAGCTGGGAAGGACCAATGGACTGAAAAAAGGACTGGGAGAAAAACAGAATTTTATCCCATTGAAGGTCTGAAGCCCCAGAGGATGTATAGAGTACGGGTGTCGGCCGTGTGTGATAATAGAGCTTTGAGTGCCCCCAGCGAGGAGGTGGCGGTCTCCACATCActggaggaggaagatggaggaaaCATAGCCCACCAATTCCCAGTGGAAGGCGCAGAGAGCTGGCAAATCCTCTATTTTCTTCATAATAAGAAGCGGAATTTGGTCAAGAACCCAAACGGAGAAGGTAAATAGGCGTCCCAGCCTTTGGAgcgggaggtggggggaagcagCCCCTGGCCCAGATCTGGGCAGGCCCCTCCCATTTGGCCCCTTTTTCCCTGAGCCAGGCTCTCTGGGGGGGTCTCTGGGCCACCAAGGGGAGACCTTCAAAGGGCATCAGGAAGGTTCTTTCCCTCCAAGCAggagatgttgtgacccaggcccaagtaggtagtaggaaactctgtctgtgaaaaaaaacaaactttattcaaacagctgagaattagttcattcccagcgtcgttcaactaaattaaaacaaattcctcccaacacaaattcctcagtcctatcgccaaccttggtccaattaggcaaactgccaaaggcctttcttggcaaacgttcagaagtcaaaaaaataaatgcaagatgtagatgaagcagaagatggaactaccaacgttgttttccggcaaaacccaaacgctgttgctggtcttttaagccttatgggaggggccaatcatctcttggccctactcccgagtcgtcctctctgcttgagctgctcttgctttctggcagcttttctcatgcgtgcattaggaacaggctcctcctattcctctgcctcactactgtcagcctctggaggctccggagtccgtggctcactccccgatggccctggccccacctcagcctcatcgctgtccgattccattgccagctccacaggctgctgatggaccacaagagGAGAATTGGTTCTCCCATtctgtttggggggtggggggaatttgGGGGCAGAGTGAGCATCCTTTGAGGCTTCCCTGCTTTGGTCTTAGAGGGTCTCCAGCATTGGAAGGATGTGCAAAACGGGGGCGACGGCTGGAAAGTGGAAGAGCTGCCGGGCGATTCCGGAAAGGATTTCCCCAGGGAGGAAGTCCACACCTATTTCGTGTCCTCTTTTGGGTAAGTCCATTTCGCAATCTTCTGGGCGGCTCTGGACGGGGCCGGGTGGGGTGCGGGTACACGTTGCAAGGTCCCAAGTGCTCAGGGAACCCAAAACAGtctgctttcctttttttaaaaaaatatcaagtttctagtccttatggtccacacacacacacacaaacacacacaggatGCCAGGCCTGGAAGCAGCAGCTTTGATCCTTTTTCACACGACTCTTTTTGTTCCTCAGCTGGTGCAGCAAATCCCAAATAATTGACCTGCAAGCTGAAGGCTACTGGGAGGAGCTGATGGATACCACCCAGCCCAAAATCGTAGTAAAGGACTGGTGAGTGGCTAGGGGTCCTCCAGAATTCTGTtcttattcttctattctattctattctattctattctattccattccattccattccattccattccattccattccattccattccattccttttccttttccttttccttttccttttccttttcctattctattctattctattctattctattctattctattctattctattctattctattctattctattctattctattctattccattccattccattccattccattccattccattcctagtttagtctagtcctattctaattctaattctaattttaattccctaccAGGTATGCTGGTCGCTGCGATGCTGGCTGCCTTTACCACCTGAAGGTGAAGCTGCTGTCTGCTAAGAAAGACGTGGTGGCCGAATTCAAGAGCGAAACCATATCGGTCCCCCTGGACAAGGAGGGCGAGTGGGCTGAGGTTTGTACCCAGGAGAATATAAAGGAgtaaaggaggaagagagaagggttGGCCAGGCCTCGCTTTCCAGCTCCTGTTCCCCAACTGGGCtgggaccaggagtgaaatctatgcACGCTCATGCGGCATGTGTGCAGTTGGACCCTCtatgcatgcgcaaagccttctgtgcatgcgcagagagtcaaaaaccaggaagtaatgtcatCCGGGTGGGTAGGCAAAGCCTTCtgctgccaccactactggttctccgaaccacatgCCGCTGCTTGTACCAGTtcggccgaactggtagcatttcaccccggcttttattaatgataaaacaactgcttcataatacaattttagattaggcattttaagaccccccctttcccttgtatcctgcattatttttaactttattcctggttttttgcccatccatacaaaattattaataccTTTTTGCCAGTCCTGtaagtttatattgtttttaagtaccggtatcatttgaaacaaaacagaaacctgggcaagacattcatttttatagctgctattctccccaacagagataattgtaacttctttcaaatctccatttctttccatactttctgccacaatacctcataattatttttatataatttcacattcgaggctgtaatatatattcctaaatatttaacctttttaactatttcaaagcCTATGGAGATGCGTTGAATTCTCTGCTCTTTCATCCAAGTTTTATCTTTTTTCTCCCTGGCTTAAGGTCACTCATACTTTCGCTGATTATGGTCCCGGCGTGCGCTTTGTCCATTTCGAACACAGCGGTAAGGATACGGTGGTCTGGAAGGGCTGGTACGGCGCCCGGGTGACATCCAGCACAGTGACGGTGGAACCTTAACTCTCGGCATTTACAGGCTGGCCCTTCTGCAGGAAACCCTCAATATGAGACGATGCCTGGGAACTGGCAAATATCgcattaaaagcaaaaaaaaaaaaagtccattcaTTTAGCCAGCAAAGAAAGGCCCCTCTTAACAGCAttatgccccctcccctcccccgggcAAAGCAGTGAACTGGGCCCCCCTATAACAACTactcaggaataaaaatgtaaatggttaataaagttaa
This region of Ahaetulla prasina isolate Xishuangbanna chromosome 11, ASM2864084v1, whole genome shotgun sequence genomic DNA includes:
- the LOC131183918 gene encoding uncharacterized protein LOC131183918 isoform X1, whose translation is MSRMRGVCKYFHGPLLDSCSIQVLNGRQDILPEPLLVQILACLPALNLVLVCRLVCSQWKALVDGGALWLLKCQEEGFVGEDADVEATESWQTLYFLHKKKWNLVKNPNGEGNLLKEAKAQKTWSQELLARFQPWRNLWTLFPSPAVKRAERWSREAEEESSRPILIPPTRVSDQQELSMARTQDTIETSALGRPFQLGMLYDWVTLWDYSSLQKDLTIKPQPKTESEIIASDSIDDKSSALDISASLKVSFLGGLIEVGGSAKYLQDKKKSKQQARVTVQYKTTTKYEQLTMRHLGIQNVSYPAVFEHGTATHVVTAILYGAQAFFVFDREVSSTESVKDIQGTLQLTVKNLISITGEAEVKLTEKEKENAQKFSCKFHGNFSLEKNPVTFQDAMNIYETLPKLLGEHGEKAVPMRVWLYPLTKLDNRAAKLVREISLTLIFDAEKILEELNEIQMQSNDLIKNRMAETFPEIKRKIRQFKDLCKQHRQTFQKQLARVLPSIRGGGQEEGTLVDILMSVNQSPFNSQRLHEFLDTKKREMNFVQSYLTILSQMQVISSQNELEEIVLNPQNVYVVSFIFTSLHKKEPFLLSLQDWLQEQFLQESANSTRSSPGQKEDMAWFEDKGWTRNARRAAKSIKDFFSVNQSNEKVRFVVASLPDVDNPVASIYLYEDGELVSKNFELPSKPLPLLISELRHDSIQLKFQPAEHGKATISSYLVEYKVAGEENWKTARTEDAGEMFLLKDLPPNTEYQLQYAACCKPGLSKRSDLSPPIKTLPTSPPEKLRMVTAASSVISVAWMSPSIVASGVVVKEYKVEYRMAEAEAGKDQWTEKRTGRKTEFYPIEGLKPQRMYRVRVSAVCDNRALSAPSEEVAVSTSLEEEDGGNIAHQFPVEGAESWQILYFLHNKKRNLVKNPNGEEGLQHWKDVQNGGDGWKVEELPGDSGKDFPREEVHTYFVSSFGWCSKSQIIDLQAEGYWEELMDTTQPKIVVKDWYAGRCDAGCLYHLKVKLLSAKKDVVAEFKSETISVPLDKEGEWAEVTHTFADYGPGVRFVHFEHSGKDTVVWKGWYGARVTSSTVTVEP
- the LOC131183918 gene encoding stonustoxin subunit alpha-like isoform X2 encodes the protein MARTQDTIETSALGRPFQLGMLYDWVTLWDYSSLQKDLTIKPQPKTESEIIASDSIDDKSSALDISASLKVSFLGGLIEVGGSAKYLQDKKKSKQQARVTVQYKTTTKYEQLTMRHLGIQNVSYPAVFEHGTATHVVTAILYGAQAFFVFDREVSSTESVKDIQGTLQLTVKNLISITGEAEVKLTEKEKENAQKFSCKFHGNFSLEKNPVTFQDAMNIYETLPKLLGEHGEKAVPMRVWLYPLTKLDNRAAKLVREISLTLIFDAEKILEELNEIQMQSNDLIKNRMAETFPEIKRKIRQFKDLCKQHRQTFQKQLARVLPSIRGGGQEEGTLVDILMSVNQSPFNSQRLHEFLDTKKREMNFVQSYLTILSQMQVISSQNELEEIVLNPQNVYVVSFIFTSLHKKEPFLLSLQDWLQEQFLQESANSTRSSPGQKEDMAWFEDKGWTRNARRAAKSIKDFFSVNQSNEKVRFVVASLPDVDNPVASIYLYEDGELVSKNFELPSKPLPLLISELRHDSIQLKFQPAEHGKATISSYLVEYKVAGEENWKTARTEDAGEMFLLKDLPPNTEYQLQYAACCKPGLSKRSDLSPPIKTLPTSPPEKLRMVTAASSVISVAWMSPSIVASGVVVKEYKVEYRMAEAEAGKDQWTEKRTGRKTEFYPIEGLKPQRMYRVRVSAVCDNRALSAPSEEVAVSTSLEEEDGGNIAHQFPVEGAESWQILYFLHNKKRNLVKNPNGEEGLQHWKDVQNGGDGWKVEELPGDSGKDFPREEVHTYFVSSFGWCSKSQIIDLQAEGYWEELMDTTQPKIVVKDWYAGRCDAGCLYHLKVKLLSAKKDVVAEFKSETISVPLDKEGEWAEVTHTFADYGPGVRFVHFEHSGKDTVVWKGWYGARVTSSTVTVEP
- the LOC131183918 gene encoding stonustoxin subunit alpha-like isoform X3 → MRIHLTGPAVDQALSRASLDYQSGGVTLWDYSSLQKDLTIKPQPKTESEIIASDSIDDKSSALDISASLKVSFLGGLIEVGGSAKYLQDKKKSKQQARVTVQYKTTTKYEQLTMRHLGIQNVSYPAVFEHGTATHVVTAILYGAQAFFVFDREVSSTESVKDIQGTLQLTVKNLISITGEAEVKLTEKEKENAQKFSCKFHGNFSLEKNPVTFQDAMNIYETLPKLLGEHGEKAVPMRVWLYPLTKLDNRAAKLVREISLTLIFDAEKILEELNEIQMQSNDLIKNRMAETFPEIKRKIRQFKDLCKQHRQTFQKQLARVLPSIRGGGQEEGTLVDILMSVNQSPFNSQRLHEFLDTKKREMNFVQSYLTILSQMQVISSQNELEEIVLNPQNVYVVSFIFTSLHKKEPFLLSLQDWLQEQFLQESANSTRSSPGQKEDMAWFEDKGWTRNARRAAKSIKDFFSVNQSNEKVRFVVASLPDVDNPVASIYLYEDGELVSKNFELPSKPLPLLISELRHDSIQLKFQPAEHGKATISSYLVEYKVAGEENWKTARTEDAGEMFLLKDLPPNTEYQLQYAACCKPGLSKRSDLSPPIKTLPTSPPEKLRMVTAASSVISVAWMSPSIVASGVVVKEYKVEYRMAEAEAGKDQWTEKRTGRKTEFYPIEGLKPQRMYRVRVSAVCDNRALSAPSEEVAVSTSLEEEDGGNIAHQFPVEGAESWQILYFLHNKKRNLVKNPNGEEGLQHWKDVQNGGDGWKVEELPGDSGKDFPREEVHTYFVSSFGWCSKSQIIDLQAEGYWEELMDTTQPKIVVKDWYAGRCDAGCLYHLKVKLLSAKKDVVAEFKSETISVPLDKEGEWAEVTHTFADYGPGVRFVHFEHSGKDTVVWKGWYGARVTSSTVTVEP